A genome region from Nicotiana tabacum cultivar K326 chromosome 13, ASM71507v2, whole genome shotgun sequence includes the following:
- the LOC107800463 gene encoding uncharacterized protein LOC107800463: protein MGNTEKRKRKRINTGTRRKSTRTKRRTRTGIKRKAASLRRLELPLYLGLLLEGNFTREMNIKIDTLAQIKGEMNISSEIGIETSALRKASAPISFTSSLASAVETSKHPDQFHIQLGLSAVETEDSKFVQELDRRIRDAEKGAQSQLAERFPVECKRDEETGRVRIKDSGNLAQHKEKNKEKGFVNNKMDGQAFRGELKIGANAIPPSLSTMAKSKFEGIPRPLEENVEKSREEKQKPKERRDDKPREKNKDKDREKKSHGKQKDKEKEKKKEEKAKGKSEHKKSQEDTSRDINKNDFVGLTNNKLPLISKESIAGTVNVGINRKRKDVETNGFLHESELRPAKLLRPSSSQQPTQNGKTFDTHPKADLFSSSKQEVATDVKVENKKHKVNGGIEGLPLFSAEAKASSIIPGADQIAEASKRSPHPDSKFLSQILAVPKVDDWSGFDDQEWLLGSKRTPAKKAETCPDEVNKEHWVWSEALQIEAADVCALPYVIPY from the exons ATGGGAAACacagagaaaagaaagagaaaaaggatAAACACAGGGACAAGAAGGAAAAGCACAAGGACAAAAAGAAGGACAAGGACAGGGATAAAGAGAAAAGCAGCATCTCTGAGGAGGCTAGAGTTGCCGCTCTACCTGGGCCTTCTACTGGAGGGAAACTTCACGAGAGAGATGAACATAAAGATAGACACATTAGCTCAGATAAAGGGAGAGATGAACATCAGCTCAGAGATAGGGATAGAAACATCAGCTCTGAGAAAAGCAAGCGCCCCGATCAGTTTCACATCCAGCTTGGCCTCTGCTGTTGAGACAAGCAAGCACCCCGATCAGTTTCACATCCAGCTTGGCCTCTCTGCTGTTGAGACAGAGGACTCAAAATTTGTGCAAGAGTTGGACAGGAGGATCAGAGATGCAGAGAAGGGTGCTCAAAGTCAGTTGGCGGAGAGATTTCCAGTTGAGTGCAAAAGGGATGAAGAGACAGGCAGGGTGCGCATCAAGGATTCTGGAAATTTGGCTCAACACAAGGAAAAGAACAAAGAGAAAGGATTTGTTAACAATAAGATGGATGGGCAAGCTTTCAGGGGTGAACTTAAAATTGGAGCTAATGCAATACCTCCCAGCCTTTCTACAATGGCAAAAAGCAAATTTGAAGGAATCCCCAGGCCATTGGAAGAAAATGTTGAGAAGTCaagagaggaaaaacaaaaacctaaagaaagacgtgatgacaAACCAAGAGAGAAAAACAAGGATAAAGATAGGGAAAAGAAAAGTCATGGAAAGCagaaagacaaggaaaaagagaagaaaaaggaagagaaggCAAAGGGCAAAAGTGAACACAAGAAAAGCCAGGAGGATACATCAAGAGATATCAATAAGAATGACTTTGTTGGTCTTACTAACAATAAACTTCCACTTATATCCAAGGAAAGCATTGCTGGTACAGTCAACGTGGGAATTAACAGAAAGAGGAAGGATGTTGAAACTAATGGTTTCCTGCATG AGAGTGAACTCAGGCCTGCTAAATTGCTACGGCCGTCATCCTCTCAGCAGCCAACACAGAATGGAAAGACATTTGACACACACCCAAAAGCAGACCTGTTTTCCTCCAGTAAACAGGAAGTTGCTACTGATGTTAAAGTGGAAAACAAGAAGCACAAGGTGAATGGTGGTATAGAAGGCCTGCCATTATTCAGTGCTGAGGCAAAGGCTTCATCCATCATTCCTGGTGCTGATCAAATAGCCGAAGCATCTAAAAGATCTCCTCATCCCGATTCCAAGTTTTTAAGCCAGATACTCGCAGTTCCTAAGGTGGACGATTGGTCTGGGTTTGATGACCAGGAATGGTTGTTGGGAAGCAAAAGAACTCCGGCTAAGAAAGCTGAGACGTGTCCAGATGAAGTCAATAAGGAACATTGGGTATGGTCTGAAGCTTTGCAAATAGAGGCTGCTGATGTTTGTGCTCTGCCATATGTTATACCTTATTGA
- the LOC107800465 gene encoding chaperone protein dnaJ 20, chloroplastic — protein sequence MCCNSYGLIPISSPPPPSISPSSLHPRIYFPNCPSNSQVLRTKFGSLKAKSKLNDVVSYVELDNKSFYDLLGIPETGTLLEIKQAYKQLARKYHPDVSPPDRVEEYTQRFIRVQEAYETLSDPRMRDMYDKDMAKGLHFAFSARRRYQSDESMEEKGEWKNRWQSQLSELKRRSMHKDSGNSMSWGARMRRQRNEASS from the exons ATGTGCTGCAACTCCTATGGCTTAATCCCTATTTCCTCACCACCACCCCCCTCTATCTCCCCCTCCTCCCTACACCCCCGTATATATTTCCCAAATTGCCCCTCAAATTCCCAAGTTTTGAGAACCAAATTTGGTTCCTTGAAAGCAAAATCGAAGCTTAACGACGTTGTTTCGTATGTTGAGCTTGATAATAAGAGCTTTTACGATCTGCTTGGTATACCAGAAACGGGGACTTTATTGGAAATTAAGCAGGCGTACAAGCAATTAGCGAGAAAGTACCACCCGGATGTTTCGCCTCCGGATCGGGTCGAGGAGTATACACAGAGATTTATTCGGGTTCAGGAAGCTTATGAGACTTTATCGGATCCTAGAATGAGGGATATGTATGATAAAGATATGGCTAAAGGCCTTCACTTTGCGTTCTCTGCTCGTAGGCGTTACCAAAGCGATGAG TCAATGGAGGAGAAAGGCGAGTGGAAAAATCGTTGGCAGTCTCAGTTATCAGAGCTAAAGAGAAGAAGCATGCACAAGGACTCTGGCAACAGTATGTCTTGGGGAGCACGAATGCGCCGGCAAAGGAATGAAGCTTCATCTTAA